From one Halothece sp. PCC 7418 genomic stretch:
- a CDS encoding iron uptake porin, translated as MIRTSMNFTNLFKAAPILFSAAFIAGQVEPAFAQTAEISEQELLEQIDTYNTQGNSNSLNQVNSVFQLRDVSPSDWAFEALRNLVERYGCIAGYPDGTYRGNRSLTRYEFAAGLNACLQQIERLITANRGGEVTREDLATLQRLTQEFEAELATLGTRVDNLEGRVGFLEDNQFSTTTKLSGAVVFVNSIVLGDEKPNGDDIDSNIGFLYDTVLDLESSFTGRDELKVSLQASNFDDGDPTTPPCFEVTGSGTLDTVLDNCEATGGSFVLEDLIYSFPLGDNIQVAIGANDFDPDSTFDYNYGRGGELNDFILDGEEAITDGTGAEDGVGISTNIALSDRLSFGIGYTTNDSNATNPDIGLFQDYSAAAGLNYSGDNFDIGLAYNYTETVGDNTIVSSFIDNALGADTAASFNEVTQNSVGARGALRLGSRTEIGGFVEYIDLGFEDTATDTELDTDGWSFGANLAFFDIGKEGSKLGIAFASRGQFEDAEISGAPDVTLQEDRTYIAEVSYDFPVNNNVFLTPGFFAVFNPNRDQDNDTVYVGVLRTSFFF; from the coding sequence ATGATACGTACTAGTATGAATTTTACTAACTTATTTAAGGCTGCTCCGATCCTTTTCAGTGCAGCTTTCATCGCTGGACAAGTAGAACCTGCATTTGCTCAAACGGCTGAAATTTCTGAACAAGAGCTTTTAGAGCAAATTGATACCTATAACACCCAAGGCAATAGTAATTCTTTAAATCAAGTTAATAGTGTATTTCAGCTTCGTGATGTTTCCCCTAGTGATTGGGCTTTTGAAGCACTCCGCAACTTAGTGGAACGTTACGGTTGTATTGCTGGTTATCCTGATGGAACTTATCGCGGTAATCGTAGTCTCACTCGTTATGAATTTGCAGCAGGATTAAATGCTTGTTTACAACAAATTGAGCGTCTCATTACTGCCAATCGGGGCGGTGAAGTCACCCGTGAAGACTTAGCGACCCTACAACGTTTAACTCAAGAATTTGAAGCAGAACTGGCTACTCTCGGCACTCGGGTTGATAACTTAGAAGGTCGTGTTGGTTTCTTAGAAGATAATCAGTTTTCTACAACTACCAAGTTAAGCGGTGCAGTTGTTTTCGTAAATAGTATTGTTTTAGGTGATGAAAAACCTAATGGTGACGATATTGATAGCAACATTGGTTTCCTTTATGATACTGTTCTTGACTTAGAATCCAGTTTTACTGGTCGAGATGAATTAAAAGTGAGCCTCCAAGCATCTAATTTTGACGACGGAGATCCTACGACTCCTCCATGCTTTGAGGTGACTGGCTCAGGAACATTGGATACTGTTCTTGATAACTGTGAGGCTACTGGAGGGAGTTTTGTTCTAGAAGATTTAATTTATAGTTTTCCTCTTGGTGACAATATTCAAGTGGCAATTGGTGCTAATGACTTTGACCCTGATTCCACTTTTGACTACAACTACGGGCGTGGCGGTGAACTCAATGATTTCATCCTTGATGGTGAAGAAGCAATCACTGATGGTACTGGTGCAGAAGATGGTGTTGGAATCAGCACTAATATTGCCTTAAGCGACCGCCTCTCCTTTGGGATTGGCTACACTACAAACGACTCCAATGCCACTAATCCTGATATTGGTCTCTTCCAAGATTACAGTGCTGCTGCTGGTCTCAACTATAGCGGTGACAACTTTGATATCGGTCTTGCCTATAACTACACGGAAACCGTAGGTGATAATACAATCGTATCGAGCTTCATTGACAACGCTCTTGGTGCTGACACTGCTGCTTCCTTCAACGAAGTCACTCAAAATTCTGTTGGTGCTCGGGGTGCGCTTCGTCTCGGTTCTCGTACAGAAATTGGCGGGTTCGTTGAATATATTGACTTAGGCTTTGAAGATACAGCAACTGATACTGAGCTTGATACCGATGGCTGGTCATTTGGTGCTAACCTTGCATTTTTTGATATTGGCAAGGAAGGTTCTAAGTTAGGGATTGCTTTTGCCAGTCGTGGTCAGTTTGAAGATGCTGAAATTTCAGGTGCTCCCGATGTGACTTTGCAAGAAGATCGCACTTACATTGCGGAAGTTTCCTACGACTTCCCAGTTAATAATAATGTTTTCCTTACCCCAGGTTTCTTTGCGGTTTTTAATCCTAACCGTGATCAAGATAACGACACCGTTTATGTGGGCGTTCTCCGCACTAGCTTCTTTTTCTAA
- a CDS encoding serine/threonine-protein kinase → MTIQNQLLASRYRILKNIGSGAFGVTFLAEDENIPTQPKCVVKQLQPLVKDPNHFAQAKKLFEKEAATLAKVGTHNQIPYLKDYFEEEGDFYLVQDFIDGPPLDQELSAGQQWSEQAVIALLQDCLPLLDFIHSQSPPIIHRDIKPANLIRRGEDGKIVLVDFGAVKESFQTKLVQSTVAIGTRGYMPTEQIRGKPRPSSDIFALGMVAIQALIAVNPIDLPEDENGELVWQQMENEAGELQSRVTVSAGLARILSKMIHHDFKDRYQSAQEVIEALEKLTTNSHAEETSVILPEEFKDATSSELNHEEMIPQTEAATVKQPSKIAEQETLQQQSVAQDQSSSMSSDEASSVNKASPASEATPSAKTKANNNSMVSWLQSPLAKNLGIASVILIIASAGMYSLDRHRTAQQKQQTQEQVATFQNEVTSLFEAKEYQDCLDKVDSDSGNDIQRIQELKVEFYGKCSLALAESFARAEQYSEALKLTEDIEPESGVYEQAQTQIQDWSNQLVEQGVSDYQKNGNLENFDNVVAALAPSNPVRESAIAQKQQLKQLHENNQNLLSTAQIALDNEQWQQAKEKAQQLQQSGSGYDYWQEQARLVLKDVEDGLAAARSRSQPAATPTPPTPPTPPPAATARTTQTATSGTTQPSSPSKPVVSSDPSPTVTQPKEETTADSEWDPCAEPSMFCTR, encoded by the coding sequence ATGACTATTCAAAACCAACTCTTAGCCTCTCGCTATCGCATCCTCAAAAATATTGGGTCAGGTGCATTTGGTGTCACCTTTCTCGCTGAGGATGAAAATATTCCCACACAGCCCAAATGTGTCGTCAAGCAGTTACAACCCTTAGTCAAAGACCCCAACCATTTTGCCCAAGCCAAGAAACTCTTTGAGAAAGAAGCAGCCACTCTGGCGAAAGTGGGAACTCATAATCAAATTCCTTACCTCAAAGATTACTTTGAAGAAGAAGGAGACTTTTATCTGGTGCAAGACTTCATTGACGGCCCCCCCTTAGATCAAGAATTGAGTGCTGGTCAACAGTGGTCGGAACAAGCCGTGATTGCCCTTCTCCAAGACTGCCTTCCCTTATTAGACTTTATTCATTCCCAAAGCCCTCCCATTATCCATCGTGATATCAAACCCGCCAATTTAATCCGACGCGGTGAAGATGGGAAAATTGTGCTGGTGGATTTTGGTGCGGTCAAAGAATCGTTTCAAACCAAGCTAGTACAATCGACGGTCGCCATTGGGACTCGGGGATATATGCCCACCGAGCAAATCCGAGGGAAACCGCGCCCATCTAGCGATATCTTTGCACTGGGTATGGTTGCGATTCAGGCTCTAATCGCAGTCAATCCCATTGATTTACCCGAAGACGAGAATGGAGAACTGGTTTGGCAACAGATGGAAAACGAAGCAGGTGAGCTTCAATCAAGAGTGACGGTTAGTGCAGGCTTAGCGAGAATTCTCTCAAAAATGATTCATCATGACTTTAAAGACCGCTACCAAAGTGCACAGGAAGTCATAGAAGCCTTAGAGAAATTAACCACAAACTCCCATGCTGAGGAAACCTCAGTCATCTTACCAGAAGAATTCAAGGATGCAACTTCATCAGAGTTGAATCATGAGGAAATGATCCCTCAAACTGAAGCAGCAACCGTTAAACAACCCTCAAAAATTGCAGAACAAGAGACACTTCAGCAACAATCTGTGGCTCAAGATCAGTCTTCATCCATGTCATCTGATGAAGCCTCCTCTGTGAACAAGGCATCTCCAGCATCCGAAGCCACTCCATCTGCCAAAACTAAAGCCAACAATAATTCCATGGTGAGTTGGTTACAATCTCCTCTTGCTAAAAATTTGGGCATTGCTTCGGTGATTCTGATTATTGCCAGTGCGGGAATGTATAGCCTAGATCGTCATCGCACCGCTCAGCAGAAACAACAAACTCAAGAGCAAGTTGCAACCTTCCAAAATGAAGTCACCTCCTTATTCGAGGCAAAAGAATACCAAGACTGTCTCGACAAAGTTGACAGTGATTCTGGCAATGACATCCAACGCATTCAAGAGTTGAAAGTAGAGTTTTATGGCAAATGCTCTCTTGCTTTAGCCGAATCTTTCGCCCGTGCTGAACAATATTCAGAAGCCCTGAAACTGACTGAAGACATTGAACCCGAAAGTGGTGTTTATGAGCAAGCACAAACCCAGATTCAAGATTGGTCAAATCAACTGGTAGAACAAGGAGTGAGTGACTATCAGAAAAATGGAAATTTAGAGAACTTTGACAACGTGGTGGCTGCTCTTGCTCCTTCTAACCCAGTTCGAGAAAGCGCGATCGCGCAAAAACAACAACTGAAACAACTCCATGAAAACAACCAAAACTTACTCTCTACGGCGCAAATTGCCTTAGATAATGAACAATGGCAACAGGCCAAAGAAAAAGCCCAACAATTACAACAATCGGGAAGTGGCTATGACTACTGGCAAGAACAAGCCCGATTAGTGCTCAAAGATGTGGAAGACGGTCTAGCTGCTGCTCGTAGTCGTTCTCAACCTGCAGCCACTCCCACTCCTCCCACTCCTCCCACTCCTCCTCCTGCTGCAACCGCAAGAACAACCCAGACGGCTACATCAGGAACAACTCAGCCCTCTTCTCCTTCTAAACCTGTAGTCAGTTCTGATCCAAGTCCTACGGTAACTCAACCGAAAGAGGAAACAACTGCTGATTCGGAATGGGATCCCTGTGCCGAACCATCAATGTTTTGCACCCGATAA